From Arachis stenosperma cultivar V10309 chromosome 2, arast.V10309.gnm1.PFL2, whole genome shotgun sequence, one genomic window encodes:
- the LOC130961751 gene encoding uncharacterized protein LOC130961751: MSGEMQLKRFNTMERRPLRTLRDLLSENNNNNNNSYYCSNSSSSCSSSGFKSLPRRINQTNKSSMQTQMKNPSTFQTLINTFKTILVKKSPSMILPRSISRKLSSSRRSRRIRNQTFCKGSTDEVKVSTVKIKDIIRWRSFKDVTVKEEEEHNNKSQLSQSQPLDFHRCMMMGSTTTTTTTTTTTCSSSNGSSWNESDFTSIASGYSSSWEPQNDDVLISEKFPLSPLNVVVGKDLVQQKTNMAGPKEISSFQEDEQHSPISVLQIEKDEFPHYNQSLADIERRKQKVMDTFQIIESLAKFDLPNLDQYIILDENFSYNEDCDNYDYEVEEQDYVEQRAMKLLNCVKATCSFQSYDFDILLLDFFKEELSKNIDDEECESESEMLRIAKEWVKGSFGYDIGHVNNYVCIKDMDKRGEWSKFEKEKEETVLEIEKEILHSLVAELLDLHD; encoded by the exons ATGAGTGGGGAAATGCAACTAAAGAGGTTCAACACAATGGAGAGAAGGCCTCTTAGAACCCTAAGGGATCTCttgagtgagaataataataataataataatagttattattgttcaaactcatcatcatcatgttCTTCAAGTGGATTCAAATCACTACCAAGAAGGATTAATCAAACAAATAAAAGTAGCATGCAAACCCAAATGAAGAATCCCTCAACCTTTCAAACCCTAATAAACACATTCAAGACCATCTTAGTGAAGAAATCACCCTCTATGATCTTGCCACGTAGCATCTCACGCAAGCTTTCGTCATCAAGAAGGTCAAGGAGAATAAGGAACCAAACATTTTGCAAAGGAAGCACTGATGAAGTCAAAGTCAGCACCGTCAAGATCAAGGACATCATACGGTGGAGATCTTTCAAGGATGTTACtgtgaaggaggaggaggagcacAATAACAAATCTCAACTATCACAATCACAACCGTTGGATTTTCACCGTTGCATGATGATGGGGTCCACTACTACAACAACTACGACAACCACTACCACGTGTAGTAGCAGCAATGGGTCTAGCTGGAATGAGAGTGATTTTACCTCAATAGCCTCAGGGTACTCGTCTTCATGGGAACCACAAAACGACGACGTTTTGATAAGTGAGAAATTTCCACTTTCACCCCTTAATGTTGTTGTCGGCAAGGATTTGGTGCAACAAAAAACAAATATGGCGGGGCCCAAG GAAATTTCAAGTTTCCAAGAAGATGAACAACATAGTCCAATTTCAGTTCTTCAAATTGAAAAAGATGAATTCCCACACTATAATCAAAGCCTTGCCGATATTGAAA gAAGAAAACAAAAGGTCATGGACACCTTTCAAATAATTGAGAGCCTTGCAAAATTTGACCTACCAAACTTAGACCAATATATCATATTGGATGAGAACTTTAGCTATAATGAAGATtgtgataattatgattatgaagTTGAAGAACAAGATTATGTTGAGCAAAGGGCAATGAAGCTACTAAATTGTGTCAAGGCCACATGTTCATTCCAAAGCTATGATTTTGATATTCTATTGTTAGATTTTTTCAAGGAGGAATTAAGTAAGAATATTGATGACGAGGAGTGTGAAAGTGAGTCAGAGATGTTGAGAATAGCTAAGGAATGGGTAAAAGGGTCATTTGGTTATGACATAGGTCATGTGAATAATTATGTTTGTATCAAAGACATGGATAAAAGAGGTGAATGGAGCAAGtttgagaaagagaaagaagaaacgGTTTTGGAGATTGAAAAGGAGATATTGCATAGTTTGGTTGCTGAACTTTTGGACTTACATGATTAA
- the LOC130959415 gene encoding disease resistance protein RML1B-like, which produces MVSSSSSFLDAPRIKHDVFISFRGEDIRTSFLSHLRKELHRNHIDFFVDDEKLHPGDDISSTLIQAIEESSISLVIFSENYASSTWCLNELVKVIQCMKQDQRIVIPVFYNVVPSDVRHQNNSFKEAFDKHQHRLKGNMMKVQGWRFALKEASSLSGFHYPSKYQDESKFIEEIVNDISEKLSYIFSIESKGLVGIDDSFTCIESLLEIESSEVRIIGIWGMGGIGKTTIAEFLFDKYSSHYEGSCMLKNVREESQKFGVPFLCEKLISELLAGESLVLKGSSRARSAFIQRKLSRKKVFIVLDDMDTLEQFEHLATQWLGPGSRIIVTTRDKHVLRKVHGIYELQGLSFENSIKLFCLNAFDKVYPEAGYEEVSKMAVNYAKGVPLALKVLGSFLYSKTIEEWESALGKLKIYPNIDIFNVLKLSYDGLDDLEKDIFLDIVFFFKGEDKDVVVPYLESCGFFPAIGIGNLSRKALITISKYNRIEMHDLIEQMGREIVRRESIKDPGRRSRLSDPEDVYNVLNNNKGTDSVEGIMLDMSQIKRHLQLDADTFKRMPNIRFLKICNSWRHKISASTLKSFPNELRYLGWSGCPVKSLPPNFCAEKLVELSMPESQVSKLWDGVQDLVNLKRINLRGCKQLVELPDFAQASNLEMVYLDDCARLCQLHPSILSSHKLETFSVHNCKELKSLKGKVHLKSLETLHVGGCSSMKEFSVSSEELTSLNLKGTIVEMLHSSVGRLSKLVEFDLSNVRLETLPNELCLLVSLEELNLRGCKQLIELPHNMKALSRLQDLHITDCCSLQSLPELPSSIRHLSATNCTSLEKLFNAETVFSLNLMSISFENCERLDEHSFLEYVHHAMMGVVIRDLSKGMLQYIPDDYYGNFSPHDFPERKREVFHPGSKVPSWFKYQTRGSSVTVDFPADQPHYLDTLVGFIFSCVVYHIPSQRGVPPIGPVRSAKWPPVIGCHSDLGYSKQSATTSRWSSDHVCIWFAEFDHCSIFDRKNVTFEFIAQSFHMKYHDEGVPYYERLRYEWEVIGCGVCPVYASNILDVFQNMDPDFQFFYDRPSWLDKENVDQSIFTLHEVKTRVIRKMEEVEQSRARRRRRREEEEEEEEEEEEEEEEEEEEEEEEDKEEGENEEEEEDEEEDENEEEEEEEF; this is translated from the exons atggtttcttcttcttcttcttttttggaTGCTCCCAGAATCAAACATGATGTCTTCATCAGCTTCAGAGGAGAAGACATCCGCACTTCTTTTCTTAGCCATTTGCGAAAAGAGTTGCATCGTAACCACATCGATTTCTTCGTAGATGACGAGAAACTGCATCCTGGAGATGACATTTCATCCACGCTTATCCAAGCAATCGAGGAGTCTTCTATTTCCTTAGTGATCTTTTCGGAAAACTATGCTTCTTCAACTTGGTGCTTGAATGAACTTGTGAAAGTAATTCAATGCATGAAACAAGATCAAAGGATTGTGATACCTGTTTTCTACAACGTTGTTCCTTCTGATGTGCGGCATCAGAATAATTCCTTTAAGGAGGCTTTTGATAAACACCAACACAGATTGAAGGGAAATATGATGAAGGTGCAAGGTTGGAGATTTGCTTTAAAGGAAGCTTCTAGTTTATCTGGATTTCATTATCCATCGAAATATCA GGATGAATCTAAATTCATTGAAGAAATTGTGAATGATATTTCAGAGAAATTGTCATATATTTTCTCAATAGAATCCAAAGGTCTTGTTGGAATTGATGATAGTTTTACATGTATTGAATCATTACTGGAAATTGAATCGAGCGAGGTCCGAATCATAGGAATTTGGGGGATGGGAGGAATAGGTAAAACTACTATTGCTGAATTCTTATTTGACAAATATTCTTCTCATTATGAAGGCAGTTGTATGTTGAAAAATGTAAGAGAAGAATCACaaaagtttggtgtgccttttTTATGTGAGAAACTTATTTCTGAGTTATTAGCCGGAGAAAGCCTTGTTTTGAAAGGATCATCCAGAGCAAGATCCGCTTTTATCCAGAGAAAGTTGAGTCGGAAAAAAGTTTTCATAGTGCTTGATGATATGGATACATTAGAACAGTTTGAACATCTTGCTACACAATGGTTGGGACCAGGTAGTAGGATCATTGTAACTACCAGAGACAAGCATGTCCTTAGAAAAGTTCATGGAATATATGAGCTCCAGGGCTTGAGCTTTGAAAATTCCATTAAGCTTTTTTGCTTGAATGCTTTTGACAAAGTCTATCCTGAAGCTGGATATGAAGAGGTTTCTAAAATGGCAGTCAATTATGCAAAAGGCGTTCCATTGGCTTTAAAAGTTTTAGGTTCTTTTTTATATTCTAAAACCATAGAAGAATGGGAAAGTGCTTTGGGAAAGCTCAAGATTTATCCTAATATAgatatttttaatgtcttaaaGTTGAGTTATGATGGGCTAGATGATTTAGAGAAGGACATATTCCTTGacattgtattttttttcaaaggAGAAGATAAGGATGTTGTTGTACCATATCTAGAATCCTGTGGTTTCTTTCCTGCTATTGGCATAGGCAACCTTTCACGTAAAGCTCTTATAACGATTTCAAAGTATAATAGAATAGAAATGCATGACTTGATAGAACAAATGGGTCGAGAAATAGTTCGTCGAGAATCAATTAAAGACCCTGGAAGACGTAGCCGCTTAAGTGACCCTGAGGATGTCTACAATGTACTGAATAATAATAAG GGAACAGACTCAGTTGAAGGCATTATGCTGGACATGTCTCAAATTAAAAGACACCTACAATTAGATGCTGACACTTTTAAAAGGATGCCTAATATAAGGTTTCTCAAAATTTGTAATTCATGGAGGCACAAAATATCAGCTTCAACTCTCAAGTCATTTCCAAATGAACTAAGATACTTGGGGTGGAGTGGCTGCCCTGTGAAGTCTCTTCCTCCAAATTTTTGTGCTGAGAAGCTTGTTGAACTTTCTATGCCAGAGAGCCAAGTTTCTAAGCTTTGGGATGGAGTTCAG GATCTTGTAAATTTAAAGAGGATTAACCTTAGGGGATGCAAGCAGCTAGTGGAGCTTCCAGATTTTGCTCAGGCATCAAACCTTGAAATGGTATACCTAGATGATTGTGCAAGGCTGTGTCAACTTCATCCATCCATTCTATCCAGTCACAAGCTTGAAACCTTCAGTGTTCATAACTGCAAAGAACTGAAGAGTCTTAAAGGCAAGGTTCATTTGAAATCTCTTGAAACACTACATGTTGGCGGGTGCTCAAGCATGAAGGAATTTTCGGTGTCATCAGAGGAATTAACGAGTTTGAATCTCAAAGGGACAATAGTTGAAATGCTGCACTCATCAGTTGGCCGTCTCAGCAAACTTGTGGAGTTTGATCTGAGTAATGTGAGACTTGAAACTCTTCCAAACGAACTGTGTCTCTTAGTATCCCTTGAGGAACTAAATCTTAGAGGATGCAAACAGTTGATTGAACTCCCTCACAATATGAAAGCCTTGTCGCGGTTACAGGATCTCCACATAACGGATTGCTGCAgccttcaatctttaccagagcTTCCATCATCTATTAGACATTTATCTGCCACAAACTGCACGTCACTCGAGAAATTATTCAATGCAGAGACAGTATTCAGTTTAAATCTAATGTCCATCTCATTTGAAAACTGCGAGAGGCTTGATGAGCATTCATTCTTAGAATATGTGCATCATGCAATGATGGGAGTAGTAATTAGAGACCTGTCGAAAGGGATGCTGCAATATATACCTGATGATTACTATGGGAATTTTAGCCCTCATGACTTCCCTGAACGCAAACGCGAGGTTTTTCATCCCGGAAGCAAGGTTCCATCATGGTTCAAATATCAGACAAGAGGTAGTTCAGTAACCGTTGACTTTCCTGCAGATCAACCTCATTATCTCGATACACTAGTGGGTTTCATTTTCTCCTGTGTTGTTTATCATATTCCTTCTCAAAGAGGAGTTCCTCCTATTGGTCCTGTTCGTTCTGCAAAATGGCCTCCCGTGATCGGTTGTCATTCAGATTTAGGGTATAGCAAACAGTCTGCTACGACGAGCAGATGGAGCTCAGACCATGTTTGTATATGGTTTGCAGAATTTGATCATTGCAGTATATTCGATAGAAAGAATGTTACATTTGAATTCATAGCTCAATCTTTTCATATGAAATATCATGACGAAGGTGTGCCGTACTATGAGCGGTTGCGATATGAATGGGAGGTCATAGGGTGCGGGGTTTGTCCGGTATATGCCTCAAACATCCTGGATGTCTTCCAAAATATGGATCCGGATTTTCAATTCTTTTATGATAGACCGTCGTGGTTAGATAAGGAGAATGTTGATCAATCCATTTTCACTCTTCATGAAGTGAAAACACGGGTGATTCGCAAGATGGAAGAGGTAGAGCAGAGcagagcaagaagaagaagaagaagagaagaagaagaagaagaagaagaagaagaagaagaagaagaagaagaagaagaagaagaagaagaagaagaagacaaagAAGAAGgcgaaaacgaagaagaagaagaagacgaagaagaagacgaaaacgaagaagaagaagaagaagaattttaa
- the LOC130959431 gene encoding putative disease resistance protein At4g11170 has product MHDLIEQMGREIVRRESIKDLGRRSRLSDHEDVYNVLNNNKGTDSVEGIMLDLSQIKRDLHLDADTFKRMPNIRFLKFYYSWRLKKSASVYVSSTLESFPNELRYLDWSGCPVKSLPPTFCAEKLIELCMPCSQVTKLWDGVQDLVNLKRINLRGCKQLVELPDFTQASNLEKVYLDDCARLRQLHPSILSIHKLETLSVYNCEELKSLKGKVHLKSLKTLGVRYCSSLKEFSVSSEELTSLSFDGTIIDTLHSSVGRLSKLVECDLSNVRLETLPNELCLLTSLG; this is encoded by the exons ATGCATGACTTGATAGAACAAATGGGTCGAGAAATAGTTCGTCGAGAATCAATTAAAGACCTTGGAAGACGTAGCCGCTTAAGTGACCATGAGGATGTCTACAATGTACTGAATAATAATAAG GGAACAGACTCAGTTGAAGGCATTATGTTGGACTTGTCTCAAATTAAAAGAGATCTACACTTAGATGCTGACACTTTTAAAAGGATGCCTAATATAAGGTTTCTCAAATTTTACTATTCATGGAGGCTAAAAAAATCAGCAAGTGTGTACGTATCTTCAACACTTGAGTCATTTCCAAATGAACTAAGATACTTGGATTGGAGTGGCTGCCCTGTGAAGTCTCTTCCGCCAACTTTTTGTGCTGAGAAGCTTATTGAGCTTTGTATGCCGTGTAGCCAAGTTACTAAACTTTGGGATGGAGTTCAG GATCTTGTAAATTTAAAGAGGATTAACCTTAGGGGATGTAAGCAGCTGGTGGAGCTTCCAGATTTTACTCAGGCATCAAACCTTGAAAAGGTATACCTAGATGATTGTGCAAGGCTGCGTCAACTTCATCCATCCATTTTATCCATCCACAAGCTTGAAACCTTGAGTGTCTATAATTGCGAAGAACTGAAAAGTCTTAAAGGCAAGGTTCATTTGAAATCTCTTAAAACACTCGGTGTTCGTTACTGCTCAAGCTTGAAGGAATTTTCAGTGTCATCAGAGGAACTAACGAGTTTGAGTTTCGATGGGACAATAATTGATACGTTGCACTCATCAGTTGGCCGTCTCAGCAAACTTGTAGAGTGTGATCTGAGTAATGTGAGACTTGAAACTCTTCCAAACGAACTCTGTCTCTTAACATCCCTTGGGTAG